The following are from one region of the Stanieria sp. NIES-3757 genome:
- a CDS encoding riboflavin synthase, alpha subunit: MFTGLVQTLGVISSQGQDLFKIEIKGNNSAIVLTDLAIGDSVAVDGVCLTVETILSHGFVATASPETLARTTLGMRIEAADYVNLETSLRVGSKIGGHFVTGHVDGIGCLIESVSRQKSWEMTVGQPPNLSEQWQSRIARYLVTKGSIAVNGISLTVADCATDGSWFKVAVIPHTYAETNLCYLQPGDLVNLESDILGKYVDKLLGFRLSTQDQSEDISLAFLTENGYL, encoded by the coding sequence ATGTTTACAGGATTAGTTCAGACTTTGGGAGTCATTAGTAGTCAAGGTCAGGATCTCTTTAAAATCGAAATTAAGGGTAATAATTCTGCCATAGTTTTAACAGATTTGGCTATTGGTGATAGTGTGGCAGTCGACGGAGTTTGTTTGACTGTCGAAACAATTTTATCCCATGGTTTTGTTGCCACTGCTTCACCAGAAACTTTAGCAAGAACAACTTTAGGAATGCGGATAGAAGCAGCAGATTATGTAAATTTAGAAACTTCGTTGCGTGTTGGCAGTAAAATCGGTGGACATTTTGTGACTGGTCATGTCGATGGAATTGGCTGTTTAATTGAATCGGTTTCTCGCCAAAAATCTTGGGAGATGACTGTTGGTCAACCTCCTAATCTGAGTGAACAATGGCAAAGTAGAATTGCTCGTTATTTGGTGACAAAAGGTAGTATTGCGGTGAATGGAATTAGTTTAACTGTTGCTGATTGTGCAACTGATGGCAGTTGGTTTAAAGTTGCGGTTATTCCCCATACTTACGCAGAAACTAATCTTTGTTATCTTCAACCAGGAGATTTAGTTAATCTTGAGAGTGATATTTTAGGTAAATACGTTGATAAATTGCTTGGTTTCCGTCTTTCTACTCAAGATCAATCGGAAGATATTAGTTTAGCTTTCCTTACTGAAAATGGTTATCTTTAA
- the ctaEI gene encoding cytochrome c oxidase subunit III, which yields MQGSTIEESKLNLNYHKEAEAHHGHPDHRMFGIFVFLVSDSMTFLAFFAALLIYRSIMPAWPPEGTPELELFIPILNTIILVSSSFVMHRGQTAIKNNDVAGLRLWFGITALMGAAFLMGQGYEYFHAEFGLTTNLFTSCFFALTGFHGLHVTVGLLLILSVLWRSREASHYSSSSHFGVEAAEIYWHFVDVIWVILFVLVYLL from the coding sequence ATGCAAGGTTCAACTATAGAAGAGTCGAAACTCAATCTTAATTATCACAAAGAAGCAGAAGCTCATCATGGTCATCCTGACCATCGGATGTTTGGAATTTTTGTCTTTCTGGTTTCCGATAGCATGACCTTTTTGGCCTTTTTTGCTGCTTTATTAATTTATCGCAGTATTATGCCTGCTTGGCCTCCAGAAGGTACTCCCGAATTGGAATTATTCATTCCTATACTCAACACAATTATTCTGGTTTCTAGTAGTTTTGTCATGCACCGAGGACAAACAGCGATTAAAAATAATGATGTGGCTGGTTTACGTCTTTGGTTTGGTATTACCGCACTAATGGGTGCTGCTTTTTTGATGGGGCAAGGCTACGAATATTTTCATGCCGAGTTTGGTTTGACTACGAACTTATTTACTAGTTGCTTTTTTGCTTTGACTGGTTTTCACGGTTTGCACGTAACTGTCGGATTGTTACTCATTTTATCCGTTCTGTGGCGATCGCGTGAAGCTAGCCATTATTCTAGTAGTAGTCACTTCGGTGTTGAAGCAGCAGAAATTTATTGGCATTTTGTCGATGTTATTTGGGTAATTCTGTTTGTACTAGTTTATCTGTTGTAG
- a CDS encoding ATP-binding protein of ABC transporter, producing MAANLDQPREPLIELKGISKSFGKNVILDQVDLTIRKGEALVIIGPSGTGKSTILRIIAGLLPSDTGEIYIKGKKRTGLIEDGEDPIGISMVFQQAALFDSLSVEENVGFSLYQHSTLPKKKIRRLVEEKLEMVGLGGTGDRFPAELSGGMRKRVSFARAIMSNPETPQENPEVILYDEPTAGLDPIASTVIEDLVRNLQYMDGVCGTYVMVSHQNSTIRRTADRIIFLYGGQIQWEGNVKEIDTTDNPLVRQFFSGSIEGPIRIID from the coding sequence ATGGCAGCAAACTTAGACCAACCAAGAGAACCTCTGATTGAACTAAAGGGTATTAGTAAGTCCTTTGGGAAAAACGTCATTCTCGATCAGGTTGATTTAACTATTCGGAAGGGAGAAGCTTTAGTCATTATTGGTCCTTCTGGTACTGGAAAATCAACGATTTTAAGAATTATTGCTGGTTTGCTTCCATCCGATACAGGAGAAATTTACATCAAGGGAAAAAAGCGAACAGGCTTAATTGAAGACGGCGAAGATCCGATTGGGATTAGTATGGTTTTTCAGCAAGCAGCCTTGTTTGACTCCCTAAGTGTAGAAGAAAATGTCGGTTTTTCTTTATATCAACATTCCACTTTACCCAAAAAAAAGATTAGAAGACTGGTTGAAGAAAAGCTTGAAATGGTAGGTTTAGGAGGGACAGGCGATCGCTTTCCTGCGGAACTATCCGGGGGGATGCGGAAACGAGTTAGTTTTGCCCGCGCCATTATGTCCAATCCCGAAACACCTCAAGAAAATCCAGAAGTTATTCTCTACGATGAACCTACTGCCGGACTAGATCCAATCGCTTCGACTGTGATCGAGGATTTAGTTCGTAATCTGCAATATATGGATGGAGTATGTGGTACCTACGTCATGGTTAGTCACCAAAATAGTACCATTCGTCGTACTGCTGACCGAATTATTTTTCTGTATGGCGGTCAAATTCAGTGGGAAGGAAATGTTAAAGAAATTGATACCACAGATAATCCTTTAGTAAGACAGTTTTTCAGTGGCAGTATTGAAGGTCCAATTAGGATTATCGATTAA
- a CDS encoding cytochrome c oxidase, subunit II, with translation MNIPSNIVTLIAGIVLTLISLWYGQNHGLLPIAASNEATQVDELFNLMMTIATGLFLLIEGVLVYILIKFRRREGDTTDGPSIEGNVPLEIVWTAIPAVIVFILSIYSFEVYNAMGGLDPMAAHDMGPKKLAHSHQSELIAFNSENQQVALGLGASPESDQGANPLIINVNGIQYAWVFTYPETGIISGELHIPIDRPVQLNISAGDVLHAFWLPEFRIKQDAIPGREVQLTFTPTRLGQYPVVCAELCGAYHGGMKTQLYVQTAAEYDQWVQQNTIADGETNQSVAFNSQSTEQDLLAPYAEKIGLEANSLAILHHSHH, from the coding sequence GTGAATATTCCCAGTAATATAGTTACTCTCATTGCAGGTATAGTACTAACTTTGATCAGTCTTTGGTACGGTCAAAATCATGGACTATTACCAATAGCTGCTTCTAATGAAGCAACTCAAGTAGATGAACTTTTTAATTTAATGATGACCATTGCTACAGGTCTATTTTTGTTAATTGAAGGAGTTCTAGTCTACATCCTGATTAAATTTCGTAGACGCGAAGGCGATACTACCGATGGCCCGTCAATAGAAGGAAACGTTCCTTTAGAAATTGTTTGGACTGCCATACCGGCTGTGATCGTTTTCATTTTGTCTATCTACAGTTTTGAAGTCTACAATGCCATGGGTGGACTCGATCCGATGGCTGCCCATGATATGGGACCTAAAAAGCTTGCCCACTCTCATCAATCGGAATTGATTGCTTTTAATTCAGAAAACCAACAAGTAGCTTTAGGTTTAGGGGCTTCTCCTGAAAGCGATCAAGGAGCTAATCCTTTAATTATCAATGTCAATGGCATTCAATATGCTTGGGTGTTTACCTATCCTGAAACAGGTATAATTTCTGGAGAGTTACACATTCCTATAGATCGTCCAGTCCAACTCAATATTTCTGCTGGAGATGTGCTACACGCCTTTTGGCTGCCAGAATTTCGGATTAAACAAGATGCGATCCCCGGCAGAGAAGTACAATTAACTTTCACGCCCACTAGACTTGGTCAATATCCCGTAGTCTGTGCCGAATTATGTGGAGCTTATCACGGTGGGATGAAAACGCAATTGTACGTACAAACAGCAGCAGAATACGACCAATGGGTACAGCAAAATACAATCGCAGATGGTGAAACTAATCAGTCTGTAGCTTTTAATTCTCAGTCTACAGAGCAAGATTTGTTAGCTCCTTATGCCGAAAAAATAGGTTTAGAAGCCAATTCCTTAGCAATACTACATCATTCTCATCATTAA
- a CDS encoding mce related protein encodes MLRSRTIREGSVGLLALIGIALFGAVALWLRGINFSEKSYQIVAQFPNVNGIQVGDSVRYRGLKVGKITDIIPGTNGVDVIMEISSSDLLIPKNALIQASSSGLIGETFVAIIPQNELPEQAQATTPLSQNCDSSLIICNNDRLEGQPGITLDDLMPLMYQMSSLYSDPRFFDNINTAVQNTSMAASEATQLSRELSVLAKDLRGQLNTFSNTANAITKVADNSSEQIAATAEQYQRTANQISELTTSVNQLITQNRSNLVATLDNIKITSDRLQNLTVQIDKSLGNTNTEQLVQNLETLTANAAAASANLKDISATFSNPNNLVTLQQTLDSARVTFVNAQKITSDLEQITGDPAFVNNVKNLINGLGNLVSSTEQLEQQVQTTQILEPVQQQLSLRSDNDNFNLTEKSLKLESKNKNSLSAKEINYHLNSSANFPIPELNKQPKP; translated from the coding sequence ATGTTGCGATCGCGAACAATTCGAGAAGGTTCTGTTGGTTTATTGGCTTTGATTGGTATTGCTCTATTTGGTGCGGTTGCTTTGTGGCTACGAGGAATTAATTTTAGTGAAAAAAGTTATCAAATAGTTGCTCAATTTCCTAATGTCAATGGGATTCAAGTTGGAGATTCTGTTCGTTATCGGGGTTTGAAAGTGGGCAAAATCACCGATATTATCCCTGGAACTAATGGTGTAGACGTAATCATGGAAATTTCTTCTTCCGATCTCCTAATTCCCAAAAATGCTCTGATTCAAGCTAGTAGTTCGGGATTGATTGGCGAAACTTTTGTGGCTATAATTCCCCAAAACGAACTCCCTGAACAAGCTCAAGCTACCACTCCCTTGAGTCAAAATTGTGATTCAAGTCTAATTATCTGTAATAACGACCGCTTAGAAGGACAACCGGGAATTACTCTTGACGATCTGATGCCTTTGATGTACCAGATGAGTTCTCTTTACAGCGATCCGCGATTTTTTGACAATATTAATACAGCAGTACAAAATACTTCAATGGCTGCAAGTGAAGCAACTCAATTGAGTAGAGAGCTTTCGGTTTTGGCAAAAGATCTGAGAGGACAACTAAATACTTTTTCAAACACAGCTAATGCTATTACCAAAGTAGCCGACAATAGTTCAGAACAAATTGCTGCTACTGCCGAACAGTATCAACGAACAGCTAATCAAATTAGTGAACTGACAACAAGTGTCAATCAGCTAATTACTCAAAATCGTAGTAATTTAGTAGCTACTTTAGATAATATTAAAATTACTAGCGATCGCCTGCAAAATTTAACAGTACAAATCGATAAAAGTTTAGGTAATACTAATACCGAACAATTAGTTCAAAACTTAGAAACTTTAACCGCAAATGCAGCAGCAGCTTCAGCTAATCTCAAAGACATCTCTGCAACTTTTAGCAACCCAAATAATTTAGTAACGTTACAACAAACTCTAGATTCTGCCAGAGTAACTTTTGTTAATGCTCAAAAAATTACTTCCGATTTAGAACAAATTACAGGCGATCCTGCTTTTGTGAATAATGTTAAAAATCTCATCAATGGTTTAGGCAATTTAGTTTCTTCAACTGAACAATTAGAACAACAAGTTCAGACTACACAAATACTTGAGCCTGTTCAACAACAGTTATCTCTTCGCTCAGATAATGACAATTTTAATCTGACTGAAAAATCACTTAAGTTAGAATCAAAAAATAAAAATAGTTTGTCAGCAAAGGAAATTAATTACCATTTAAATTCTTCTGCTAATTTTCCTATTCCAGAACTAAACAAACAACCCAAACCATGA
- a CDS encoding cytochrome c oxidase, subunit I → MSTSAETATSQVNGHGVEPQTRKWQDYFTFNTDHKVIGIQYLVTAFFFYFIGGALAEVMRTELATPDPDFIQPEFYNQTMTMHGSIMLFLWIIPAGAAFGNYLIPLMIGAEDMAFPRLNAVAFWMQPVGGVLLLSSFFVGPAQAGWTSYPPLSLVASKWGEEIWIMTVLILGTSSILGAINFFTTILTMRIPDMDIHSMPLFCWSMLATSALILLGTPVLAAALILLSFDLIAGTAFFNPTGGGDPIVYQHMFWFYSHPAVYIMILPFFGAISEILPVHARKPIFGYRAIAYSSLAISFLGLIVWAHHMFTSGTPGWLRMFFMATTMVIAVPTGIKVFSWCATLWGGKLNLNSALLFGMGFISSFLIGGLSGVMIASVPFDIHVHDTYFIVAHFHYVLFGGSVLGLFGAVYHWFPKMTGRMVNETLGRIHFILTFIGLNLTFLPMHQLGLQGMNRRVALYDPKFQFLNEVCTIGSYILAVSTIPFVINVLWSLYKGEKASRNPWRALTLEWQTSSPPIIENFEEEPVLWAGPYDYGIDTESIDGDESVEDMLAEVGAEAQ, encoded by the coding sequence ATGAGTACATCAGCAGAAACTGCTACTTCTCAAGTCAATGGACATGGGGTTGAACCTCAAACTAGGAAGTGGCAGGATTATTTCACTTTTAATACCGACCATAAAGTCATCGGTATTCAATATCTAGTTACAGCTTTCTTTTTCTATTTCATTGGTGGTGCCTTAGCCGAAGTGATGCGCACCGAATTAGCAACTCCCGATCCTGATTTTATTCAGCCTGAATTTTACAATCAGACGATGACGATGCACGGATCGATCATGTTGTTTTTGTGGATTATTCCGGCAGGGGCTGCTTTTGGTAACTATCTGATTCCCTTAATGATTGGGGCAGAAGATATGGCATTTCCTCGGTTGAATGCCGTGGCTTTTTGGATGCAGCCGGTTGGAGGTGTCTTACTATTAAGTAGCTTTTTTGTTGGCCCTGCACAAGCGGGCTGGACTTCTTACCCTCCTTTAAGCTTAGTTGCTAGTAAATGGGGCGAAGAAATCTGGATTATGACCGTGTTGATTTTGGGGACATCCTCAATTTTGGGAGCGATTAACTTTTTCACTACCATTTTGACGATGCGCATCCCAGACATGGATATCCATAGTATGCCCTTGTTTTGCTGGTCAATGTTAGCTACTTCTGCCTTAATTCTATTAGGTACGCCAGTTTTAGCAGCAGCTTTGATTTTACTTTCCTTCGATCTGATTGCAGGTACCGCTTTCTTTAATCCGACAGGGGGTGGAGACCCGATTGTTTATCAACATATGTTCTGGTTTTACTCCCATCCAGCCGTTTATATTATGATATTGCCCTTTTTTGGGGCAATTTCCGAAATCTTACCAGTTCATGCCCGCAAACCGATCTTTGGTTATCGAGCGATCGCGTATTCCAGTTTAGCGATCTCATTTTTGGGGTTAATCGTTTGGGCACACCACATGTTTACTAGTGGTACTCCTGGTTGGTTGCGGATGTTTTTTATGGCAACAACGATGGTTATTGCTGTACCAACGGGAATTAAAGTTTTTAGTTGGTGTGCTACCCTTTGGGGCGGAAAACTCAATCTCAATAGTGCTTTGTTATTTGGGATGGGTTTTATCTCTTCCTTTTTAATTGGTGGTTTAAGTGGGGTAATGATTGCCTCTGTCCCCTTTGATATTCACGTCCACGATACTTATTTCATTGTTGCCCATTTCCACTACGTTCTTTTTGGTGGGTCGGTTTTAGGTTTGTTTGGTGCAGTCTATCATTGGTTTCCTAAAATGACAGGGCGTATGGTTAATGAAACCTTAGGTAGAATTCATTTTATTCTGACTTTTATTGGTCTGAATTTAACTTTCTTACCTATGCACCAATTGGGTTTACAAGGGATGAACCGTCGCGTTGCTTTATACGACCCCAAATTTCAATTTTTAAATGAGGTTTGTACGATTGGTTCTTATATTTTGGCAGTTTCGACTATTCCTTTTGTGATCAATGTCCTTTGGAGTTTGTATAAAGGAGAAAAAGCCAGTCGTAATCCTTGGCGCGCTCTTACTTTAGAATGGCAAACTTCTTCACCACCCATTATTGAAAACTTTGAAGAAGAACCTGTCTTATGGGCTGGTCCCTATGACTATGGCATCGATACAGAAAGTATTGATGGTGATGAATCTGTTGAAGATATGTTGGCAGAGGTAGGTGCAGAAGCACAATAA
- the ctaB gene encoding cytochrome c oxidase folding protein, whose product MTGTSVARSNENFLEVIKSYYQLTKPRIIPLLLITTAASMWIASKGNVDSFLLIITLLGGTLAAASAQVLNCIYDQDIDYTMVRTRKRPIPSGKVQTQHALIFAIILGILSFGLLAVFVNLLAASLAMSGIVFYMLVYTHWLKRHTTQNIVIGGAAGAIPPLVGWAAVTGDLNWIPWLLFLIIFLWTPPHFWSLALMIKDDYAQVQVPMLPVIEGEEITVKQIWFYTILVIPFTLLLIYPIGSLGIVYGAIALTLNVIFLRKAWQLKQAPQDKQLARSLFKYSILYMMLLCTGMVIDSLSFTHHLVACLMPQ is encoded by the coding sequence ATGACTGGGACAAGTGTTGCCCGAAGCAATGAGAATTTTCTAGAAGTAATCAAAAGTTACTATCAATTGACCAAACCTAGAATTATTCCTCTACTTTTAATTACAACTGCTGCCTCGATGTGGATTGCCTCAAAGGGGAACGTAGATTCTTTCTTGTTGATTATTACTTTGTTAGGAGGTACTCTTGCTGCTGCTTCGGCTCAAGTCTTAAATTGTATTTACGATCAAGACATTGATTATACGATGGTGCGGACGCGCAAACGCCCGATCCCTTCTGGAAAAGTACAAACTCAACACGCTTTAATTTTTGCCATCATTTTAGGAATACTTTCTTTTGGCTTGTTAGCCGTCTTTGTCAATCTTTTGGCAGCTAGTCTAGCCATGTCAGGAATTGTTTTTTATATGCTGGTGTACACTCACTGGCTTAAACGACATACCACCCAAAATATTGTAATTGGCGGTGCTGCTGGTGCGATTCCTCCTTTGGTAGGTTGGGCAGCGGTAACAGGTGATTTAAACTGGATACCTTGGTTATTATTCTTAATTATTTTCTTGTGGACTCCTCCCCATTTTTGGTCATTAGCTTTGATGATTAAAGATGATTATGCTCAGGTGCAAGTACCAATGCTACCAGTGATTGAAGGAGAAGAAATTACAGTTAAACAAATTTGGTTCTACACAATTTTGGTAATTCCGTTTACTTTATTATTGATTTATCCGATTGGTAGCTTGGGCATAGTTTATGGTGCGATCGCTCTTACCTTAAATGTGATTTTTCTCCGCAAAGCTTGGCAACTAAAACAAGCACCTCAAGACAAACAACTAGCTCGTTCTTTGTTCAAGTATTCAATTCTCTACATGATGCTGTTGTGTACAGGTATGGTAATTGATAGTTTATCTTTTACTCATCATTTAGTTGCTTGCTTAATGCCACAATAA
- a CDS encoding sulfate permease produces MNTKILKREWFFNTRQDLLAGAVVGLALIPEAIAFSIIAGVDPKVGLYTSFIIAVITAFLGGRPGAISAATGAMALLMIDLVKDHGLQYLLAATFLTGVLQVIFGVLKLGRQMKYVPRAVMIGYINALAVLIFLAQLPQLTNVPVTVYILTVLSLAIIYILPRFTKAVPSPLEDFLQSFDFRELVDRVTIDLTQAHLWDQGAVEVVDKAVNKFRRNGADVKVVGLNEASATLFDRLAINKESVVIKNQNF; encoded by the coding sequence TTGAATACTAAAATTTTAAAGCGGGAGTGGTTTTTTAACACTAGACAAGATCTTTTGGCAGGAGCAGTAGTAGGACTGGCATTAATTCCAGAAGCGATCGCTTTTTCGATTATTGCTGGAGTTGATCCTAAAGTTGGACTTTATACTTCATTTATTATTGCTGTCATAACGGCTTTTTTGGGAGGAAGACCGGGAGCTATTTCTGCTGCGACTGGGGCGATGGCACTGCTGATGATCGATCTAGTTAAGGATCACGGTTTACAGTATCTTTTGGCAGCCACTTTTTTAACGGGAGTACTACAGGTAATATTTGGAGTCCTAAAACTAGGTCGCCAAATGAAATATGTACCTAGGGCGGTAATGATTGGTTATATCAATGCTTTAGCTGTGTTAATTTTCTTGGCTCAGTTGCCTCAACTAACTAATGTACCTGTAACGGTGTATATCCTAACGGTTCTATCTTTGGCAATTATTTATATTTTGCCTCGCTTTACTAAGGCTGTTCCTTCTCCCCTGGAAGATTTTTTACAATCTTTTGATTTTAGGGAACTAGTTGATCGCGTTACCATTGATTTAACTCAGGCTCATCTTTGGGATCAAGGAGCAGTGGAAGTAGTTGATAAAGCAGTCAATAAATTTCGTCGTAATGGTGCAGACGTAAAAGTGGTTGGGTTAAATGAAGCCAGTGCAACTTTATTTGACCGATTGGCAATCAATAAAGAATCCGTAGTCATTAAGAATCAAAACTTTTAA
- a CDS encoding cytochrome oxidase assembly, which translates to MAQSIFQPQVKPSNQNFSQSQPQIWLRRLVWKIAIATLLLMAVGSATRVMNAGLACPDWPLCYGQLVPTQQMNLQVFLEWFHRLDAALIGLSAIALVGLSWWYRAKVPTWLPWAASFALFLIVFQGILGGLTVTQLLRFDIVTAHLGTALLFFCTLIVIGTCLTPYQGTQVAGKLALVGLSAAILVYLQSLIGALVASRWALHQCLSDSQLCLVMNSHIVGVFPPTIATIGLVWLAWRTPALSEQLRQLANTAAGLVALQILLGIATFKLHLQVEPLTVTHQAVGAGLLGVLVAFTVLALRDRSGNQSYQKRSN; encoded by the coding sequence ATGGCACAGTCAATATTTCAGCCACAAGTTAAACCAAGTAACCAAAATTTCTCTCAATCTCAACCTCAGATTTGGCTACGTCGTTTAGTGTGGAAAATAGCGATCGCGACGTTACTCTTGATGGCAGTAGGAAGTGCAACCAGAGTAATGAACGCAGGTTTAGCTTGTCCAGATTGGCCTTTGTGTTATGGTCAACTAGTACCCACTCAACAGATGAATCTCCAAGTGTTTCTAGAATGGTTTCATCGTCTAGATGCTGCTTTGATTGGTTTAAGCGCGATCGCTTTAGTCGGTTTATCTTGGTGGTATCGGGCTAAAGTGCCGACTTGGCTACCTTGGGCTGCTTCTTTTGCTCTTTTTTTAATCGTATTTCAAGGTATTCTTGGTGGACTAACGGTAACTCAACTACTGCGTTTTGATATTGTCACGGCTCATTTGGGTACAGCTTTACTGTTTTTCTGTACTTTGATTGTGATCGGGACTTGTTTAACTCCTTATCAAGGTACTCAAGTAGCGGGAAAATTAGCGCTCGTTGGTTTAAGCGCAGCGATTTTAGTTTATCTTCAAAGTTTAATCGGAGCTTTAGTCGCTTCACGCTGGGCTTTACATCAATGTTTGAGCGACTCTCAATTGTGTCTGGTGATGAATAGTCATATTGTTGGAGTTTTTCCTCCTACCATCGCCACTATCGGATTAGTTTGGCTAGCTTGGCGTACCCCTGCTTTATCCGAACAGTTGAGACAATTAGCTAATACTGCTGCTGGTTTAGTTGCCTTACAAATTTTACTAGGAATTGCTACTTTTAAATTACATCTTCAAGTCGAACCCTTGACTGTAACTCATCAAGCTGTCGGTGCAGGTTTACTAGGTGTCTTAGTGGCATTTACCGTTTTAGCTTTACGAGATCGCTCTGGTAATCAAAGTTACCAAAAAAGAAGCAATTAG